DNA sequence from the Edaphobacter lichenicola genome:
CAATTCAGATGAGCTTAGCCATCTATCGCTTGTCCGCTGGTTTCCCGAAGGAAGAGTTGTTCGGTATCACCAGCTAGATTCGCCGCGCAGGCGTATCGGTTGCAAGCAACATCGCAGAAGGCTATGGCCGCATGTCCAAAGGCGAGTACAAGCAGTTTCTCGGTATGGCGCGCGGCTCAAACTTGGAAGCACAAACGCAGTTAGTTATAGCAAGGGAACTAGGTTACGGAAATCCGCAAACGCTAAAAGAATCCGAAGATCTTTCTATTGAGGTCGGCAAGATGTTAACCGCCATGCTCAAGAAACTCTAGCTTCCGAAATGTTTGCACGCTACACCCTCCACCCTATTCCCTACACCCTTGTAGTACCGACTCACGGCCATAGCCGAGTCGAAGGAGATCACCGATGCGTCACCGCAATGCAGGATACAAACTAGGCCGCAACACCAGCCATCGCCGCGCCATGCTCCGCAACCTCGTCACCTCCGTCATCCTGATGGACCGCGTCGAGACCACCATCACCAAGTGCAAGGCCACCCGCCCCCTCATCGAGAAGATGATCACCCTCGGCAAGCGCGGCACCGTCCACGCCCGCCGTCAGGCTGCTGCCTATCTCATGACGCCCGAGTCGGTCGACCGCCTCTTCGCGACCGTAGCCCCGCGCTACTCTGCACGCCAGGGTGGCTACCTTCGCATCACGCGCCTCGGAGCCCGCAAGGGTGACGCCGCCGAGATGGCCTACATCGAACTCCTCGGTGCAGAGCACGAGCTCAACGAGAAGGCTCAGAAGCGCGCTGAAGCTCGCACCAAGAAGCGTGAAGAGCTCGCCAAGCAGATGGAAGAGCGCGGCGAAGGCGAAGCTGGCGATCCAAACGCCGAAGCGTAAATTTCAGCTCAGATAGCAACACGAAGAGGCGCACCTACAAGGTGCGCCTCTTTGCGTTTGTAAGAACGAAACAATTTAGCCGCTGTGCACCATGACGCGGTTCTTTCCTGCGCGTTTGGCGGCATATAAGGCCTCATCTGCCAGCTCTACCAATTGAAACCCATTCT
Encoded proteins:
- a CDS encoding four helix bundle protein, with product MRRAGVSVASNIAEGYGRMSKGEYKQFLGMARGSNLEAQTQLVIARELGYGNPQTLKESEDLSIEVGKMLTAMLKKL
- the rplQ gene encoding 50S ribosomal protein L17 produces the protein MRHRNAGYKLGRNTSHRRAMLRNLVTSVILMDRVETTITKCKATRPLIEKMITLGKRGTVHARRQAAAYLMTPESVDRLFATVAPRYSARQGGYLRITRLGARKGDAAEMAYIELLGAEHELNEKAQKRAEARTKKREELAKQMEERGEGEAGDPNAEA